A part of Aquila chrysaetos chrysaetos chromosome 14, bAquChr1.4, whole genome shotgun sequence genomic DNA contains:
- the KCTD4 gene encoding BTB/POZ domain-containing protein KCTD4: MERKINRREKECEEKHSNSEGSEQDKDYKTSLITLNVGGYLYITQKQTLTKYPDSFLEGIINGKIMCPFDADGHYFIDRDGLLFRHILNFLRNGELLLPEGFRENQLLAQEADFFQLKVLSDAVKSRWEKEQLASRETTFLEITDSHDRSQGLRIFCNAPDFIAKIKSRIVLVSKSRLDGFPEEFSVSSNIIQFKYFIKSENGTRLVLKEDNTFVCTLETLKFEAIMMALKCGFRLLTSLDCSKGSIVHSDALHFIK, encoded by the coding sequence atggagagaaaaataaacagaagagaaaaggaatgcgaagaaaaacacagcaactCTGAAGGCTCTGAGCAAGACAAGGACTATAAAACGTCTCTGATTACTCTGAATGTTGGTGGCTATCTATATATCACACAAAAACAGACACTAACCAAGTATCCAGACTCTTTTCTGGAAGGGATCATAAACGGAAAAATAATGTGCCCATTTGATGCAGATGGTCATTACTTCATAGACAGAGATGGACTGCTTTTCAGACACATTCTCAACTTCCTACGAAATGGAGAACTTCTTCTACCAGAAGGGTTTCGAGAAAATCAACTTTTGGCACaagaagcagattttttccAGCTTAAGGTACTCTCGGACGCAGTGAAATCGAGGTGGGAGAAGGAACAGCTAGCATCTCGAGAGACTACTTTCCTGGAAATCACTGACAGCCACGACCGTTCTCAAGGACTTAGAATCTTTTGTAATGCTCCCGAtttcattgcaaaaataaaatccagaattGTACTGGTGTCCAAAAGCAGGCTGGATGGATTTCCGGAGGAGTTTTCAGTATCTTCAAATATTATTCAATTCAAGTACTTCATAAAGTCTGAAAACGGTACACGACTGGTACTGAAGGAGGACAACACCTTTGTCTGCACCCTGGAAACTCTTAAGTTTGAGGCTATAATGATGGCTTTAAAATGTGGATTTAGACTGCTGACCAGTCTGGATTGTTCAAAAGGGTCAATTGTTCACAGTGATGCACTTCATTTTATCAAGTGa